A genomic stretch from Arachis stenosperma cultivar V10309 chromosome 3, arast.V10309.gnm1.PFL2, whole genome shotgun sequence includes:
- the LOC130965436 gene encoding uncharacterized protein LOC130965436, with amino-acid sequence MAFELIGGIALKSKHYVNFKKSIIKHLPKSPRYFINRLIPSSKFMKIVFCLFLMIFAFATLNSIMRSSYFTFEKISYKETEQKDLLTKSIDKQQVSYDSVNIEQLLGVLFHDLTNEGLKKPTQRNAIFMTNDNNADPGIGPSIVSDYNMELVLLSDLEKQKNVIDNSVDFVFTTDFPAASKFIDRTLKVDGVVAFLARDNPSGKLYKPSNYKMVYLRRLNLIAVAMIKKEELDHHDQPPLMVAAPRKLFGYSSDAKKAALRNLEDVLLEPPRASSGKSRQYLRRVKYLPDLMGDSLESYPRRVFIDVGLAEKEGERKSDWFKKNYPTRNKNFEMYNINIKIITAEEASTKEVPQIEMSDWMRKNVKDEEFVVMKAEAEVVEELIKRDTIGLVDELFLECRPHKKQENNRSRRAYWECLALYGNLRDKGVAVHQWWG; translated from the exons ATGGCGTTCGAACTCATCGGTGGCATTGCATTGAAATCAAAACACTATGTCAACTTCAAGAAAAGCATTATCAAGCATTTGCCTAAAAGCCCACGTTACTTTATCAATAGGCTCATCCCAAGTTCCAAGTTCATGAAGATTGTTTTTTGTTTGTTCCTCATGATATTCGCATTTGCCACCTTGAATAGCATCATGAGATCGTCTTACTTCACATTTGAGAAAATCTCTTATAAAGAAACTGAACAGAAGGATCTGCTTACCAAATCTATTGATAAGCAGCAAGTTAGCTACGATTCGGTCAACATAGAGCAGCTATTGGGTGTTCTTTTCCATGACCTTACAAATGAAGGGCTCAAGAAACCTACCCAGCGCAATGCAATTTTCATGACCAATGATAACAATGCGGACCCAGGAATAGGGCCTAGCATTGTTTCTGATTACAACATGGAACTTGTTTTGTTGAGTGATTTGGAGAAGCAGAAGAACGTAATCGACAACAGTGTGGACTTTGTTTTCACCACAGATTTCCCGGCGGCTTCAAAGTTCATCGACAGGACATTGAAAGTTGATGGGGTTGTCGCCTTTCTGGCCCGCGATAACCCCTCGGGGAAACTCTATAAGCCTTCCAACTACAAGATGGTTTATCTGAGGCGCTTGAATCTCATTGCTGTGGCCATGATAAAAAAGGAAGAACTTGATCATCATGATCAGCCACCGCTAATGGTGGCTGCACCTAGAAAGCTTTTTGGCTACTCCTCTGACGCAAAGAAAGCTGCACTGCGAAACCTTGAAGATGTCTTGTTAGAGCCTCCAAGAGCCTCATCGGGAAAATCAAGACAATATTTGAGACGCGTTAA ATATCTTCCAGATTTGATGGGTGATTCCTTGGAGAGTTATCCTCGTAGAGTTTTCATTGATGTGGGATTGGCggagaaagaaggagaaagaaaaagtgatTGGTTTAAGAAGAATTATCCAACAAGAAACAAGAACTTCGAAATGTACAACataaatatcaaaataattacaGCAGAAGAGGCGTCAACGAAAGAGGTGCCACAAATAGAAATGTCAGATTGGATGCGGAAGAATGTGAAGGATGAAGAATTCGTGGTGATGAAGGCAGAGGCAGAAGTGGTGgaagagttgataaaaagaGATACTATTGGGCTGGTAGATGAGCTTTTCTTGGAGTGCAGGCCACATAAAAAACAAGAGAATAATAGAAGTCGTAGGGCTTATTGGGAGTGTTTGGCACTCTATGGAAACTTGAGGGATAAAGGTGTAGCTGTACATCAATGGTGGGGTTAG